The genomic stretch TATTCAGCGATGATGGCCGACACCATTGCCCGCTTCAAAGAGGGTAAACCGGTGATCTACTACACCTGGACGCCGTACTGGGTGAGCGACGTGCTAAAGCCGGGAAAAGACGTGGTGTGGCTGCAGGTGCCGTTCTCCTCCCTTCCGGGCGAGCAGAAGGATATCGACACCAAACTGCCGAACGGCATGAACTACGGCTTCCCGGTGAACACCATGCATATCGTGGCCAACAAAGCCTGGGCGGAGAAAAACCCGGCGGCGGCGAAGCTGTTCTCGGTAATGAAGCTGCCGCTGGCGGACATCAATGCCCAGAACGCGATGATGCATGCGGGCAAATCGTCTGAAGCGGATGTGAAAGGCCACGTGGACGGCTGGATCAAAGCCCACCAGCAGCAGTTCGACGGCTGGGTGAAAGAGGCGCTTGAAGCGCAGAAGTAAAGGACTTAGCCCTCTCCCCGTGGGAGAGGGCTAGGATGAGGGGATCAACCGCACCCAACCTAAACCGCACAATACATCACCCAACAATCCCCCAACTTTCACAATCATTAGCTATTATGGTTTCCGGAAAAATAATCACTCAACTAACGATTCCTGAAACTAATGACAAAAACAACTCAAGGGCTTAGCCCCGCACTCATCCTTTTAATGTCCGTGGCAACGGGTCTGGCAGTCGCCAGCAACTATTACGCGCAGCCTCTTCTCGACACCATCGCCCGCGCGTTCAATCTCTCCGCCAGCTCCGCAGGCTTTATCGTCACCGCTGCCCAGCTAGGCTATGCCGCCGGGCTGCTGTTCCTGGTGCCGCTCGGCGATATGTTTGAACGCCGAATGCTGATTGTCTCCATGACCCTGCTGGCCGCCGGTGGGATGCTGATCACCGCCAGCAGCCAGTCGCTGACGATGATGATTATCGGTACCGCGCTAACGGGGCTGTTCTCCGTGGTGGCGCAAATCCTGGTCCCGCTCGCCGCGACCCTCGCCTCTCCGGAAAAACGCGGCAAGGTGGTGGGCACCATCATGAGCGGCCTGCTGCTGGGGATTTTGCTGGCGCGTACCGTTGCAGGGCTGCTGGCAAGCCTCGGCGGCTGGCGCACCGTATACTGGGTGGCGAGCGTGCTGATGGTCGTCATGGCGCTGGCGCTGTGGCGCGGGCTGCCAAAAGTGAAGCAGGAAAACCACCTGAACTATCCTCAGCTGCTGGCCTCCGTTTTCAGCCTGTTCACCGAAGACAAGCTTCTGCGCACCCGCGCCCTGCTGGGCTGTTTCACCTTCGCTAACTTCAGCATCCTGTGGACGTCGATGGCGTTTCTGCTGGCCGCGCCGCCGTTCAATTATTCCGAAGGGGTGATTGGCCTGTTCGGCCTGGCCGGCGCCGCAGGCGCGCTGGGCGCACGTCCCGCAGGCGGGCTGGCCGACAAGGGCAAATCCCACCTGACCACCTCCGCAGGGCTGGTTTTACTTCTGCTCTCCTGGGCGGCGATCTGGTACGGACACATCTCGGTGCTGGCGCTGATTGTCGGTATCCTGGTACTCGATCTCACCGTTCAGGGCGTTCACATCACCAATCAGACCGTCATCTATCGCGTGAAGCCAGAGGCGCGTAACCGCCTGACAGCCGGATACATGACCAGCTACTTCATCGGCGGCGCAGCGGGTTCGCTCATTTCAGCGTCGGCGTGGCAGCATGCGGGCTGGTCGGGGGTATGCGCGATAGGGGCCATCGTCGCAACCCTCAACTTGCTAGTATGGTGGCGCGGTTATCACCGTCAGGATGCAATTAACTAACATTTACATTGAGTTGGCCTCTTAGGGTGTTAAGAGGCCCATCACTCTGTTAATGTAAACGTAATCATTTATCCCAGAAATTTTAATGTGGGTGACATATTTACAATCGGCATGAATAGTTCAGACCCCCGTCCTCACATCCTCTCTCTAGCGGGTTCACACCCAACGCTTTCTGTGCTCACCGGGTCACGGACTTACCCGGCGCTTTCTGACGGTGACATAAATTTGGCGGATATAACCGCACAAATAATTCATTTACATTATTTGTCACTATCGTTACTATATCGGCTGTAATTAATGAGGTTATGCCCAAATGGATAGTTCGTTTACGCCCATTGAACAAATGCTTAAATTCCGCGCCAGTCGCCATGAGGACTTCCCGTATCAGGAAATCCTGCTGACTCGCCTGTGCATGCACATGCAGGGTAAGCTACTGGAAAACCGTAATAAAATGCTGAAAGCTCAAGGGATTAACGAGACGTTGTTTATGGCGTTGATTACGCTGGAGTCTCAGGAAAATCACAGCATTCAGCCTTCCGAACTGAGCTGCGCGCTGGGCTCCTCCCGTACCAATGCGACCCGTATTGCCGATGAACTCGAAAAGCGCGGCTGGATTGAGCGCCGTGAAAGCGACAACGATCGCCGCTGCCTGCATCTGCAACTGACCGATAAAGGTCATCAGTTCCTGCGCGAGGTGCTACCACCTCAGCACAATTGCCTGCACAAACTCTGGTCTGCCCTCAGCACCGCCGAGCGCGACCAGCTTGAGCACATCACTCGCAAGCTGCTCACCCGTCTGGACCAGATGGATGAAGACGGCGCCGTTCTTGAGGCGCTGCGCTAACGCGACGACACGCTCACCATTCCAGATTCATAAGAAAACCGACAGGCCAGCACGTCACAGTGCTGGCCTTTCTGACAACAGGTCGGCTCAGCCGATGTGAAAATAAGAAGATCGTGGAGAACAACAATGAGCGCAAATGCGGAGAGCACTACCCCGCAGCAACCGGCCAACAAGAAAGGCAAACGTAAGAGCGCCCTTCTTCTGTTGACCTTGCTCTTTATCATTATTGCCGTGGCATATGGGATCTATTGGTTTTTAGTACTGCGTCATGCTGAAGAGACTGACGATGCGTACGTGGCAGGGAACCAGGTACAAATTATGGCGCAGGTGTCGGGCAGCGTGACGAAAGTCTGGGCTGACAATACCGACTTTGTGCAAAAAGGCGATGTGTTGGTGACCCTCGATCCAACCGACGCCCAGCAGGCGTTTGAAAAAGCACAGACCGCGCTGGCCTCCAGCGTCCGTCAGACCCGCCAGCTGATGATCAACAGCAAACAGCTGCAGGCCAACATCGACGTGCAGAAAACGGCGCTGGCGCAGGCGCAGAGCGACCTGAACCGCCGTGTTCCGCTCGGCACCGCCAACCTGATTGGCCGTGAAGAGCTGCAGCACGCCCGCGATGCCGTTGCCAGCGCTCAGGCACAGCTGGACGTGGCCATTCAACAGTACAACGCCAACCAGGCGATGGTGCTGGGCACCAGTCTGGAAAATCAGCCTGCCGTACAGCAGGCGGCGACCGAAGTGCGCAACGCGTGGCTTGCCCTGCAGCGTACCAAAATCGTCAGCCCGATGACCGGCTATGTCTCCCGTCGTTCCGTCCAGCCAGGGGCGCAGATTAGCCCAACCACGCCGCTGATGGCGGTCGTGCCGGCGGACAACCTGTGGGTAGACGCCAACTTTAAAGAGACGCAGCTTGCCCATATGCGTATCGGCCAGAGCGCGACGGTTGTCAGCGACATCTATGGCGATGAGGTGAAGTACACCGGTAAAGTGGTCGGTCTGGACATGGGGACCGGCAGCGCCTTCTCCCTGCTGCCAGCGCAAAACGCCACCGGTAACTGGATCAAAGTGGTTCAGCGTCTGCCCGTGCGTATTGAGCTGGATGCCAAACAGCTGGCGGATCACCCGCTGCGTATCGGCCTCTCAACGCTTGTGACGGTCGACACCGCCAACCGCGACGGTCAGATCCTGGCAAGCCAGGTGCGAAGCAGCCCGGCTTATGAAAGTAACGCCCGTGAAATTAGCCTCGATCCGGTCAACAAGCTGATCGATGACATCGTGAAGGCAAACGCCGGTTAATCCGAAGGTGAGCGTTATGCAACAGCAAAAGCCGCAAAAACCGCTCGAAGGCGCGCAGCTGGTCATTATGACCATCGCGCTGTCGCTGGCGACATTCATGCAGGTGCTGGACTCCACCATCGCAAACGTGGCGATCCCGACCATCGCCGGTAACCTTGGCTCGTCGCTGAGCCAGGGAACCTGGGTCATTACCTCGTTTGGGGTGGCAAACGCCATCTCCATTCCGATTACCGGCTGGCTGGCAAAGCGCGTCGGTGAAGTGAAGCTGTTCCTCTGGTCGACGGTATTGTTCGTTCTTGCCTCCTGGGCGTGCGGCATGTCCAGTAGCCTGACGATGCTGATTTTCTTCCGCGTCATTCAGGGGATTGTCGCCGGGCCGCTGATCCCGCTGTCGCAGAGCTTACTGCTGAACAACTACCCGCCCGCCAAGCGCTCGATTGCGCTGGCGCTGTGGTCAATGACCGTAATTGTCGCGCCGATTTGCGGGCCTATCTTAGGCGGCTATATCAGCGACAACTATCACTGGGGCTGGATCTTCTTCATCAACGTACCGATTGGCGCCATCGTGGTAATGCTGACGCTCCAGTCGCTGCGCGGCAGAGAAACCCGGACGGAACAGCGGCGTATCGACGCCATTGGTCTGGCACTGCTGGTTGTCGGCATCGGTAGCCTGCAGGTCATGCTCGACCAGGGCAAAGAGCTGGACTGGTTCAACTCCCGGGAGATCATCATCCTGACGATTGTCGCGGTGGTGTCGCTGAGCTTCCTGATTGTCTGGGAGCTAACGGACGATAACCCGATAGTCGACCTGTCGCTGTTTAAGTCGCGAAACTTTACCATAGGCTGTCTGTGTATCAGCCTCGCCTACATGCTCTACTTCGGCGCGATTGTACTGCTGCCGCAGCTGTTGCAGGAGGTATACGGCTACACCGCAACCTGGGCAGGTTTAGCCTCGGCGCCGGTTGGATTGATTCCGGTTCTGCTGTCGCCGATTATTGGCCGCTTCGCCCACAAGCTCGACATGCGCAGGCTGGTGACGTTCAGCTTTATCATGTATGCCGTTTGCTTTTACTGGCGCGCGTATACGTTCGAACCGGGAATGGACTTTGGCGCGTCCGCGTGGCCGCAGTTTATTCAGGGCTTTGCCGTGGCGTGTTTCTTTATGCCACTGACCACCATCACGCTTTCCGGTTTACCGCCTGAGCGCATGGCGGCCGCATCAAGCCTGTCGAACTTTACGCGAACGCTGGCGGGCTCGATTGGTACGTCGATCACCACCACCCTGTGGACAAACCGTGAATCGATGCACCATGCCCAGCTGACCGAAGCGGTGAACCCGTTCAACCCGAACTCCCGGGAGATGTACAACCAGCTTCAGGGAATGGGTATGACGGAACAGCAGGCGTCAGGGTGGATAGCCCAGCAGATCACCAACCAGGGGCTGATTATCTCGGCCAACGAGATTTTCTGGATATCAGCGGGGATCTTTATCGTCCTGCTGGGGCTGGTGTGGTTTGCTAAACCACCGTTTGGTGCCGGTAGCGGCGGCGGTGGCGCGCACTAATTCGCGTTGTCCAGAACGCGACAGCGATTGTCAGTTTCGATAAAGCAGCGCTCCTGAAATCCATTCACGATGGTGAAAAGACAACAGGAGCGCATCATGCTGAACACACCCGCCGACAAGTACCAACCCTATCCAACCCTTTCCCTGCCCGACCGCCGCTGGCCGGAGCAACGCATTACCCGCGCGCCGCGCTGGCTATCAACCGACTTACGCGACGGCAACCAGG from Enterobacter dykesii encodes the following:
- a CDS encoding MFS transporter, yielding MTKTTQGLSPALILLMSVATGLAVASNYYAQPLLDTIARAFNLSASSAGFIVTAAQLGYAAGLLFLVPLGDMFERRMLIVSMTLLAAGGMLITASSQSLTMMIIGTALTGLFSVVAQILVPLAATLASPEKRGKVVGTIMSGLLLGILLARTVAGLLASLGGWRTVYWVASVLMVVMALALWRGLPKVKQENHLNYPQLLASVFSLFTEDKLLRTRALLGCFTFANFSILWTSMAFLLAAPPFNYSEGVIGLFGLAGAAGALGARPAGGLADKGKSHLTTSAGLVLLLLSWAAIWYGHISVLALIVGILVLDLTVQGVHITNQTVIYRVKPEARNRLTAGYMTSYFIGGAAGSLISASAWQHAGWSGVCAIGAIVATLNLLVWWRGYHRQDAIN
- the mprA gene encoding transcriptional repressor MprA, with translation MDSSFTPIEQMLKFRASRHEDFPYQEILLTRLCMHMQGKLLENRNKMLKAQGINETLFMALITLESQENHSIQPSELSCALGSSRTNATRIADELEKRGWIERRESDNDRRCLHLQLTDKGHQFLREVLPPQHNCLHKLWSALSTAERDQLEHITRKLLTRLDQMDEDGAVLEALR
- the emrA gene encoding multidrug efflux MFS transporter periplasmic adaptor subunit EmrA; its protein translation is MSANAESTTPQQPANKKGKRKSALLLLTLLFIIIAVAYGIYWFLVLRHAEETDDAYVAGNQVQIMAQVSGSVTKVWADNTDFVQKGDVLVTLDPTDAQQAFEKAQTALASSVRQTRQLMINSKQLQANIDVQKTALAQAQSDLNRRVPLGTANLIGREELQHARDAVASAQAQLDVAIQQYNANQAMVLGTSLENQPAVQQAATEVRNAWLALQRTKIVSPMTGYVSRRSVQPGAQISPTTPLMAVVPADNLWVDANFKETQLAHMRIGQSATVVSDIYGDEVKYTGKVVGLDMGTGSAFSLLPAQNATGNWIKVVQRLPVRIELDAKQLADHPLRIGLSTLVTVDTANRDGQILASQVRSSPAYESNAREISLDPVNKLIDDIVKANAG
- the emrB gene encoding multidrug efflux MFS transporter permease subunit EmrB, with the protein product MQQQKPQKPLEGAQLVIMTIALSLATFMQVLDSTIANVAIPTIAGNLGSSLSQGTWVITSFGVANAISIPITGWLAKRVGEVKLFLWSTVLFVLASWACGMSSSLTMLIFFRVIQGIVAGPLIPLSQSLLLNNYPPAKRSIALALWSMTVIVAPICGPILGGYISDNYHWGWIFFINVPIGAIVVMLTLQSLRGRETRTEQRRIDAIGLALLVVGIGSLQVMLDQGKELDWFNSREIIILTIVAVVSLSFLIVWELTDDNPIVDLSLFKSRNFTIGCLCISLAYMLYFGAIVLLPQLLQEVYGYTATWAGLASAPVGLIPVLLSPIIGRFAHKLDMRRLVTFSFIMYAVCFYWRAYTFEPGMDFGASAWPQFIQGFAVACFFMPLTTITLSGLPPERMAAASSLSNFTRTLAGSIGTSITTTLWTNRESMHHAQLTEAVNPFNPNSREMYNQLQGMGMTEQQASGWIAQQITNQGLIISANEIFWISAGIFIVLLGLVWFAKPPFGAGSGGGGAH